In the Gossypium raimondii isolate GPD5lz chromosome 9, ASM2569854v1, whole genome shotgun sequence genome, one interval contains:
- the LOC105800707 gene encoding uncharacterized protein LOC105800707, with translation MGAQEKSQGNSNSMQRVKVYRLNEDGKWDDQGTGHVTVDYLERSEELALFVFDEEDNETLLLHRISPDDIYRKQEDTIISWRDSEYSTELALSFQENTGCSYIWDHICNVQRNMHFSSLNNEIFHTMNSELRELPAVELSTLPIILKTVTESGIADQMRLTELILNDQDFFQKLMELFRICEDLENIDGLHMIFKIIKGIILLNSPQVFEKIFGDELIMDIIGSLEYDADVPQVQHYRLFLKEHVVFKEAIPIKNPLALSKIHQTYRVGYLKDVVLARVLDEATAASLNSIIHSNNSIVISILKDDSTFIQELFARLRSPTTSAESKKNLVYFLHEFCSLSKSLQVVQQLRLFRDLINEGIFDIITDVLQSPDKKLVLTGTDILILFLNQDANLLRSYVVRQEGIPLFGLLVKGMVTDFGEDMHCQFLEILRSLLDSFTLSGAQRDSITDIFYEKHLGELIDVIILSCPSDEADQSTSNLARNAGKVESQNSAKPEILSSICELLCFCVLHHPYRIKCNFILNNVIEKVLLLTRRREKYLVVAAVRFVRTILTSHDEHLINHIVKNNLLKPVIGAFVANGNRYNVLNSAILELFEYIRKENMKLLVKYIVDSFWNQLVKFENLASIHSLKIKYEQCLENCGTKMDVNAPDPRKRIDERALEKEEEDYFNEDSDEDDTTSASHPRKVQPQPVSSNGVEANRSSLSPRSGGLVDYEDDEDDEDYKPPPPRKQTETSEEDEGMLESIRSKRKLNPKEKEHELSKKQRLGKSAKSRESVFAALCSTLSQAVLPSKKTANTIHLSTRSAEGNEGSGEENHLEKESSSPDDNSSEEDNHRDKGSPRNCSDNRQLTGEDSPLIPPKSSPEMAVNGS, from the exons ATGGGCGCTCAAGAGAAATCGCAAGGGAACTCCAATTCGATGCAG CGAGTAAAGGTCTATCGTTTGAATGAGGATGGTAAATGGGATGATCAAGGAACTGGGCATGTCACTGTTGATTATTTGGAG AGATCAGAAGAGCTggctttatttgtttttgatgAAGAAGACAACGAGACATTGCTTTTACACCGCATCAGCCCTGATGACATTTACAGAAAGCAAGAAG ATACAATCATATCATGGAGAGACTCAGAATATTCTACAGAATTGGCACTTAGTTTTCAGGAGAACACGGGATGCTCTTACATATG GGACCACATTTGCAATGTGCAAAGAAATATGCATTTCAGTTCTCTTAACA ACGAGATATTTCACACAATGAATAGTGAGTTGAGGGAGTTGCCAGCCGTGGAGCTTTCCACTCTTCCCATAATCCTGAAG ACTGTGACTGAGAGTGGCATTGCCGATCAGATGCGGCTGACGGAACTTATATTGAATGAT CAAGATTTCTTCCAGAAGCTGATGGAGCTATTCAGAATCTGTGAAGACTTGGAAAATATAGATGGTCTTCAcatgatattcaaaataattaagggGATAA TTTTGCTTAATAGTCCTCAAGTTTTCGAGAAAATATTTGGGGATGAATTAATCATGGATATTATCGGTTCTCTTGAAT ATGATGCTGATGTTCCTCAGGTGCAACACTACCGGCTTTTTCTGAAAGAACATGTTGTTTTTAAGGAG GCTATTCCAATTAAAAATCCCCTCGCCCTGTCAAAGATACACCAGACATACAGAGTTGGTTATTTGAAG GATGTTGTTTTGGCAAGGGTATTAGATGAGGCCACAGCTGCCAGTCTCAATTctataattcattcaaacaatTCTATT GTTATTTCTATATTGAAGGATGATAGCACCTTCATTCAGGAATTGTTTGCTAGGTTGAGATCACCCACCACATCTGCtgaatcaaagaaaaatttg GTATATTTCCTGCACGAATTTTGTAGTTTAAGCAAGAGCCTTCAAGTGGTGCAGCAGCTTCGACTATTTAG GGATCTTATCAATGAAGGTATTTTTGATATCATCACTGATGTTCTGCAGAGTCCAGATAAAAAGCTTGTACTAACTGG GACAGACATTCTCATACTGTTCTTGAATCAGGATGCAAACCTTCTGCGGTCTTATGTTGTTCGCCAGGAAGGAATTCCACTTTTTGGACTTTTG GTTAAAGGGATGGTAACAGATTTTGGGGAGGATATGCACTGCCAGTTTCTTGAAATTCTTCGTAGTTTACTGGATTCATTCACATTATCAGGAGCTCAG AGAGATTCAATTACTGATATTTTTTATGAGAAGCATTTGGGCGAGCTAATTGATGTCATAATATTATCATGTCCTTCTGATGAGGCTGACCAGTCAACCAGTAACTTGGCAAGAAATGCCGGAAAAGTTGAAAGTCAAAATAGCGCAAAGCCTGAAATTCTCTCAAGCATATGCGAATTGCTGTGCTTCTGTGTTTTGCACCATCCTTATAGAATAAA GTGTAATTTTATCCTTAACAATGTTATAGAAAAAGTTTTGTTATTGACTCGGAGAAGGGAAAAGTACTTAGTAGTTGCTGCAGTTCGCTTTGTTCGCACCATTCTCACTAGTCAT GATGAACATCTGATAAATCATATTGTTAAGAACAACCTTCTTAAACCAGTTATAGGTGCTTTCGTTGCTAATGGAAATCGATACAATGTGCTGAACTCTGCCATTTTAGAGCTTTTTGAATATATCCGCAAG GAAAACATGAAATTATTGGTTAAGTATATTGTTGATTCGTTTTGGAATCAGTTGGTTAAGTTTGAGAATTTGGCTTCTATTCACtcattgaaaattaaatatgagcAG TGCTTGGAGAATTGTGGAACTAAAATGGATGTTAATGCACCAGACCCAAGAAAACGAATTGATGAGCGTGCTTTGGAGAAAGAGGAGGAAGATTATTTCAACGAGGACAG TGATGAAGATGATACAACCTCGGCATCTCATCCTAGGAAAGTTCAGCCTCAGCCTGTTTCATCCAATGGAGTTGAGGCCAACCGCTCATCATTAAG cCCGAGATCTGGTGGACTGGTTGACTATGAGGacgatgaagatgatgaagacTATAAGCCACCGCCTCCGAGGAAGCAGACTGAAACCTCGGAGGAAGATGAGGGAATGTTGGAGTCCATTAGGTCAAAGCGGAAGCTGAATCCCAAGGAAAAGGAGCATGAGCTATCCAAGAAGCAACGTTTGGGGAAAAGCGCTAAATCGAGAGAGAGTGTATTTGCAGCTTTATGTTCAACGTTAAGCCAAGCAGTCTTGCCTAGTAAGAAAACCGCAAACACCATACATTTATCCACTCGATCAGCTGAGGGAAACGAAGGCTCAGGTGAGGAAAATCATCTAGAGAAGGAATCTAGTAGTCCGGACGACAATAGTTCAGAAGAGGACAACCATAGAGACAAAGGATCTCCTAGAAACTGTTCAGACAACAGACAATTGACTGGAGAAGACTCCCCGTTGATACCGCCAAAATCATCACCCGAAATGGCTGTAAATGGATCATGA